One window of Leguminivora glycinivorella isolate SPB_JAAS2020 chromosome 9, LegGlyc_1.1, whole genome shotgun sequence genomic DNA carries:
- the LOC125229782 gene encoding juvenile hormone esterase-like: MSIVEISEGVLEGELLENPFGGQFHSFKGIPYAAPPVGDLRFRAPQSPEPWEGVRSATEFGPICYQIDLLTDPTPKGSEDCLYLNVYTPDLEPAEPLPVMVWIHGGGFVFGSGNDDNYGPEFLVRHDVVLVTFNYRLEVLGFLCLDTEEVPGNAGMKDQVAALRWVQKNISQFGGDPENVTIFGESVGGASVSFHLVSPMSKGLFKRAIAMSSHMSCYWAHTTRPVLRATTLAQQLGCDSSDPEEIGLFLKDQPVTSLVNCAHPVYFHEKLGGLSLPIPLFSVVSEKQFGDNERFFEGDPLEALQNGIHEGVEVISGFVEHEGVFSMKLRGGYDHVKELSKFLEFYVPMKMRFNCGLTTQMEAAMQIKEFYENGSTDPNVLMRFCSFEDFQYGVIQWQRVCAKSSPNKFYFYKFCCKSERNLMTYGLGLAELFGNELKVCHGDDLGYLFPLKGFNLTVDPESATFKMIDNVTKMWTNFAKCGNPTPDDSLGVRWPEYTTDGEEYLEIDEELTPSSAVLKEEVELYENIFSKFLPNQLGSYPTFMINSIASLIKS; encoded by the exons aTGAGTATAGTGGAGATAAGTGAAGGGGTGTTAGAGGGGGAGCTATTGGAAAACCCTTTCGGTGGGCAGTTCCACAGTTTTAAGGGAATACCGTACGCTGCGCCCCCTGTCGGAGATTTGAGGTTTAGA GCGCCACAATCACCGGAACCATGGGAAGGGGTCCGCAGCGCCACAGAATTCGGTCCAATCTGTTACCAAATAGATCTCCTCACGGACCCAACTCCGAAAGGAAGCGAGGACTGCCTTTACCTCAACGTATATACCCCTGACTTGGAGCCAGCTGAACCTTTGCCTGTCATGGTCTGGATTCACGGCGGAGGCTTTGTCTTCGGCAGTGGAAACGATGATAACTATGGCCCAGAATTCCTCGTAAGACATGATGTCGTACTTGTAACTTTCAATTACAGACTTGAGGTGCTCGGTTTTCTCTGCTTGGACACCGAAGAAGTACCTGGAAACGCTGGAATGAAGGACCAAGTCGCAGCTTTGCGTTGGGTCCAGAAGAATATCAGCCAATTTGGTGGAGATCCTGAGAACGTTACAATTTTTGGTGAAAGCGTCGGTGGAGCGAGTGTCAGTTTTCATCTCGTTTCGCCGATGTCAAAGGGTTTGTTCAAGCGGGCAATAGCCATGAGCAGTCATATGAGTTGTTACTGGGCCCATACAACTCGGCCTGTGCTGCGAGCGACTACTTTGGCGCAACAATTAGGTTGCGACTCTTCAGACCCTGAAGAAATCGGATTATTTTTGAAAGATCAGCCTGTTACTTCGCTAGTCAATTGCGCACATCCTGTATACTTTCATGAGAAACTTGGGGGTCTTTCTTTGCCAATACCATTGTTTTCTGTGGTCTCCGAGAAACAATTCGGTGATAATGAGAGGTTTTTTGAAGGAGACCCATTGGAAGCGCTGCAAAACGGAATACATGAAGGAGTTGAGGTGATATCTGGTTTTGTGGAACATGAAGGTGTCTTTAGCATGAAACTTAGGGGGGGATACGATCATGTCAAGGAATTATCAAAGTTTCTTGAATTTTACGTGCCGATGAAAATGAGGTTTAACTGCGGATTGACAACTCAGATGGAAGCAGCTATGCAAATAAAAGAATTTTACGAGAATGGGAGCACTGATCCCAATGTATTGATGCGTTTTTGTTCTTTTGAAGATTTTCAGTATGGTGTCATTCAGTGGCAAAGGGTATGTGCAAAATCAAGCCcaaacaagttttatttttataaattctgCTGCAAGTCCGAGAGGAATCTGATGACTTATGGACTGGGTCTGGCTGAATTATTTGGGAATGAGCTGAAAGTGTGTCACGGTGATGATCTGGGGTACTTGTTCCCCCTTAAAGGCTTTAACCTCACAGTCGATCCCGAATCTGCAACCTTTAAAATGATAGATAATGTCACCAAAATGTGGACGAACTTTGCAAAATGCGG GAACCCAACACCTGACGACAGTCTTGGAGTACGCTGGCCAGAATACACTACAGACGGGGAAGAATATCTGGAAATCGACGAAGAACTGACGCCATCATCAGCCGTGCTGAAGGAAGAGGTGGAACTGTATGAGAATATCTTCTCGAAGTTTCTGCCGAATCAACTCGGGTCGTACCCGACTTTTATGATTAACTCGATTGCGTCATTGATCAAGAGCTAA